One genomic segment of Thermodesulfovibrionales bacterium includes these proteins:
- a CDS encoding histidinol phosphate phosphatase domain-containing protein, translating into MIDLHTHSIFSDGELLPYELVRRAIAMGYSALAITDHVDESNIDFVIPRIVKAVKKIRDFVPIEVIPGTEITHAPPKLVADLVKEARSLGARIVLVHGETIVEPVPEGTNRAGIEAGADILSHPGLITTEDVLLAKDKGVVLEITARKGHSLSNGYVAKEAIKFGVPVTINTDSHSPGDLITRETARKILMASGIEESRIESIFENAKGLVEKALRGN; encoded by the coding sequence ATGATCGATCTCCATACCCACAGCATATTCAGCGACGGAGAACTCCTGCCCTACGAGCTTGTGAGGAGGGCGATCGCGATGGGTTACAGCGCTCTCGCGATCACGGACCATGTGGATGAATCGAACATAGACTTTGTGATACCGAGGATCGTGAAGGCGGTAAAAAAAATTCGTGACTTCGTTCCGATTGAGGTGATTCCGGGCACCGAGATAACTCATGCACCGCCCAAGCTCGTGGCCGATCTCGTGAAGGAGGCGCGTTCTCTCGGGGCAAGAATTGTCCTTGTCCATGGAGAGACGATCGTTGAACCGGTGCCGGAGGGGACCAACAGGGCCGGGATAGAGGCCGGAGCGGATATCCTGTCGCACCCCGGGCTGATCACGACAGAGGACGTCCTCCTTGCGAAGGACAAGGGCGTTGTCCTCGAGATTACCGCCCGGAAGGGGCACTCACTTTCGAACGGATATGTGGCGAAGGAGGCGATTAAGTTCGGGGTGCCGGTGACGATAAACACCGACTCCCACAGCCCGGGAGATCTCATCACGCGGGAGACTGCGAGGAAAATACTCATGGCTTCCGGCATAGAGGAAAGCCGAATTGAATCGATATTCGAAAACGCAAAAGGACTTGTTGAAAAAGCTTTGAGGGGGAATTAA
- a CDS encoding tetratricopeptide repeat protein, producing the protein MPKAIKKKIAKPAKKEEDVSNIVHRVRESLGERQRFLLPVFIGAVVVLLVVAGISLYRSNMNAKAETLEYEGYRAYYGFQQKQPFQKGEQYQKALEDFRKANEMRKSPFALFYIASCYDGMGKYEDALKALNELNERFPDDEKFVPLTYYKMAVIAFKKGDKDAALKLLDTLYNYRTGSFKDLALMESARILESMGKTEEAAKKLEELKKNFPNSPFLRAPQGQPPAS; encoded by the coding sequence ATGCCAAAGGCCATTAAGAAGAAGATTGCGAAACCGGCGAAGAAAGAGGAAGACGTAAGCAATATCGTCCATCGAGTAAGGGAATCGCTCGGTGAGAGGCAGAGATTCCTCTTGCCCGTGTTCATTGGCGCGGTCGTAGTCCTTCTTGTCGTGGCGGGGATTTCCCTCTACCGTTCAAACATGAACGCAAAGGCCGAGACCCTTGAATATGAAGGCTACCGGGCTTACTACGGGTTTCAGCAGAAACAGCCGTTCCAGAAGGGAGAGCAGTACCAGAAGGCCCTGGAGGATTTCAGGAAGGCTAACGAGATGCGGAAATCGCCATTCGCACTCTTCTATATCGCGAGCTGCTACGACGGTATGGGAAAATACGAGGATGCGTTGAAGGCCCTGAACGAATTGAATGAACGGTTTCCCGATGATGAGAAGTTTGTTCCCCTCACCTACTATAAGATGGCGGTGATCGCCTTCAAGAAAGGGGATAAGGATGCCGCCCTCAAACTCCTCGACACGCTCTACAATTACCGTACCGGCTCATTCAAAGACCTTGCCCTCATGGAGTCTGCACGAATCCTTGAGTCGATGGGAAAGACGGAAGAGGCCGCCAAGAAACTTGAAGAACTCAAGAAGAATTTTCCGAACTCGCCGTTCCTGAGGGCTCCGCAAGGACAGCCGCCAGCTTCTTAA
- a CDS encoding PilZ domain-containing protein, which produces MADRRRHKRFIKRCDVEFVSDGMRRAGISSDFSLQGMFIRTNYPKAPDTVLEITLYLPQGLTSRLRVKVKRAWKTPTGKVIKAPTKTGKNGMGVEILERDANYLHFIRYLVCRSSALKEVPPEPIMAEV; this is translated from the coding sequence GTGGCTGATAGAAGAAGACACAAGAGATTCATTAAACGCTGTGACGTCGAGTTCGTATCTGACGGTATGAGACGCGCCGGGATATCGAGCGATTTTTCCCTGCAGGGCATGTTCATAAGAACAAACTATCCGAAAGCCCCGGATACGGTTCTTGAAATAACGCTGTATCTGCCCCAAGGTTTGACCTCACGATTGCGGGTTAAGGTCAAGAGGGCCTGGAAAACTCCGACTGGGAAAGTGATAAAGGCCCCGACCAAGACCGGAAAGAACGGGATGGGAGTCGAAATTTTAGAAAGAGATGCGAACTACCTTCACTTCATCAGGTATCTGGTCTGCCGGAGTTCAGCCCTGAAAGAGGTTCCTCCTGAGCCGATCATGGCGGAGGTTTGA
- a CDS encoding transglycosylase SLT domain-containing protein, translating into MLKKRFFVFFCFLFFTLCYSVVPTASRGEGRLPDEPLLEQNKQQTEQAPVILQAPEQQTETDQPAAAKDPGGAPHSSKPLVTRAVARNIALFTERIRERFTLWLQRSGKYLDLMKEILRQNKVPEDIAFLPLIESGFSPNAYSVARAVGPWQFIAETGKRYGLKIDWWRDERRDPVKSTEAAANYLKDLYEMFGSWNLAMAAYNAGEGKILKALNRSRSDDYWALLNTRYIKDETKEYVPRFIAAKQIAMDPKAYGFENLAYHSPFEYDEVVIDKPVDLDVAASCAQTTETAVKELNPELRRWSTPPNVTSYALRIPAGKKDLFIENLAKIPEEERFTIAAYTVKKGDTLKKIASKTGVPIGVINELNDGMKVLKTGETIYLPPKEKFCMDRDDRATMKKAVYQKPKKKRSNKKIIASVNKKDSYVND; encoded by the coding sequence ATGCTGAAGAAGCGGTTTTTTGTCTTTTTCTGTTTCCTGTTCTTTACTCTCTGTTATTCTGTCGTGCCGACTGCCTCAAGGGGCGAAGGTCGTCTCCCCGATGAACCTCTCCTTGAACAGAATAAACAACAGACAGAGCAGGCCCCCGTCATTTTACAAGCTCCGGAGCAACAGACCGAAACTGACCAGCCCGCCGCAGCAAAGGACCCGGGTGGCGCACCGCACTCTTCCAAACCCCTTGTCACGAGGGCAGTTGCGAGAAACATCGCCTTGTTCACCGAGCGGATTAGGGAACGGTTTACGCTCTGGCTCCAGAGGTCCGGGAAGTACCTCGATTTGATGAAAGAGATCCTGCGGCAGAACAAAGTCCCCGAAGATATAGCCTTTCTTCCCCTCATCGAGAGCGGCTTCAGCCCGAACGCCTATTCCGTGGCGAGGGCAGTGGGCCCCTGGCAGTTCATAGCGGAGACGGGAAAGAGGTACGGCCTCAAGATAGACTGGTGGCGTGATGAGAGGAGAGACCCCGTGAAGTCGACCGAGGCGGCGGCAAATTATCTCAAGGACCTCTACGAGATGTTCGGATCCTGGAACCTGGCGATGGCCGCATACAATGCAGGCGAAGGGAAGATTCTCAAGGCGCTGAACAGGTCCAGGAGCGACGACTACTGGGCCCTTCTCAATACCCGCTACATAAAGGACGAGACGAAAGAGTATGTGCCGAGGTTTATCGCTGCAAAGCAGATCGCCATGGACCCGAAGGCGTATGGCTTCGAAAATCTCGCATATCATTCTCCCTTCGAATACGATGAGGTGGTCATTGACAAGCCGGTCGACCTCGACGTTGCAGCCAGTTGCGCGCAGACCACGGAGACCGCGGTGAAAGAACTGAACCCGGAACTCAGGAGATGGAGCACGCCTCCGAATGTTACGTCCTATGCATTGAGAATTCCCGCCGGGAAGAAAGACCTTTTCATCGAAAATCTCGCAAAGATTCCTGAGGAGGAACGGTTCACGATCGCTGCCTATACGGTAAAGAAGGGAGACACCCTTAAGAAGATCGCATCCAAGACCGGCGTGCCGATCGGTGTGATCAACGAACTCAATGACGGCATGAAGGTGCTCAAGACCGGAGAGACGATCTATCTCCCCCCAAAAGAAAAGTTCTGCATGGACCGCGATGATAGGGCAACGATGAAGAAGGCCGTCTATCAGAAACCGAAAAAGAAGAGATCGAACAAGAAGATAATCGCGTCGGTCAATAAAAAAGATTCGTACGTGAACGATTGA
- the queF gene encoding preQ(1) synthase, which produces MLDFSVRYGERAIKKSLLETWDNPNVGRDYDIDISFPEFTCICPRSGYPDFATIRIHYIPDKKIIELKSLKLYLNSYRDLPVSHEEVTNRIYSELIGLLKPRFLEVIGDFNARGNVKTVVSVRSDKAGRCKT; this is translated from the coding sequence ATGTTAGATTTTTCTGTGAGATACGGCGAGCGTGCCATAAAGAAATCCCTCCTGGAGACATGGGATAATCCGAATGTCGGGAGGGACTATGACATCGACATCAGTTTCCCTGAGTTCACCTGTATCTGCCCCCGCTCCGGCTACCCAGACTTTGCGACTATACGGATACACTATATCCCCGACAAAAAGATCATTGAGCTCAAATCCCTGAAGCTCTACCTGAATTCATATAGAGATCTCCCGGTGTCCCATGAGGAGGTTACGAACAGGATATACTCGGAACTCATAGGGCTCCTGAAACCGAGGTTCTTGGAGGTCATCGGAGACTTCAACGCGAGGGGAAACGTAAAGACTGTAGTGTCGGTTCGTTCCGATAAGGCAGGTCGATGCAAGACCTGA
- a CDS encoding phosphoribosylanthranilate isomerase, with protein MVRVKICGITNIGDALLAAEYGADAVGFVFYKKSPRNISPDAARDIVRQLPPFLSTVGVFVDEKPDEIERIIRHAAIDIAQLHGHEPPEACVMSGRVIKAVRVRELSDLEPLRHYRVSAYLLDTFTPESLGGTGQIFNWDIAVEAKQFGKIILAGGLNPDNIEKAVRWVNPHAVDVSSGVEEGKGKKDPRKMKLFIERAKRG; from the coding sequence GTGGTAAGAGTGAAGATATGCGGCATCACAAACATCGGTGATGCCTTACTTGCAGCCGAATACGGCGCGGATGCCGTGGGGTTTGTCTTTTACAAGAAAAGCCCGAGGAACATCTCGCCGGATGCTGCCAGGGATATTGTCCGCCAACTTCCGCCCTTCCTGTCGACTGTCGGCGTGTTCGTCGACGAGAAACCGGATGAGATAGAGAGGATCATCCGACATGCTGCCATCGATATCGCCCAGTTGCACGGCCACGAACCCCCGGAGGCATGCGTGATGTCGGGAAGGGTCATAAAGGCGGTACGGGTGAGGGAGTTGAGCGACCTGGAACCCCTGAGACATTATCGTGTTTCTGCATACCTTCTCGACACCTTTACTCCTGAATCCCTCGGAGGCACGGGGCAGATATTCAACTGGGACATCGCGGTTGAGGCGAAACAGTTCGGAAAGATAATCCTCGCAGGGGGACTGAATCCTGACAATATCGAGAAGGCGGTTCGGTGGGTAAATCCCCATGCTGTTGATGTGAGCAGCGGCGTAGAAGAAGGAAAGGGCAAAAAAGACCCGAGAAAGATGAAGCTCTTTATCGAGAGGGCAAAACGGGGATAA
- a CDS encoding TrpB-like pyridoxal phosphate-dependent enzyme — protein sequence MQETKIVLPDREIPKQWYNIMADMPHLPKPPLHPATLKPVGPDDLSAIFPMALIEQEVSNQRWIDIPEEVLDIYTLWRPAPLYRAHRLEKAIGTPAKIYYKYEGVSPAGSHKPNTSIPQAFYNKKAGIRRIATETGAGQWGSSMALAGSLFGLDVTVYMVKVSFNQKPYRRIAMETWGATVHSSPSQVTNSGKKILEADPECPGSLGIAISEAVEDAATHSDTNYALGSVLNHVLLHQTVIGQEAKKQFALIDDYPDIIVGSCGGGSNLAGISFPFLQDKIAGKDLRVIAVEPTSCPTLTKGEFRYDFGDTAGLTPLLMMYTLGHDFVPPGIHAGGLRYHADAPLLCQLYHDGLIEAVACGQTAVFESAVKFARSEGIIPAPESAHAIVTVINEAIRCREEGKTKTILFNLSGHGYLDLAAYENYLSGKLEDFVYPDEMIRESLAKLPVVG from the coding sequence ATGCAGGAAACAAAGATAGTGCTCCCGGACAGGGAGATACCGAAACAGTGGTACAACATCATGGCTGACATGCCCCATCTCCCGAAACCTCCGCTCCATCCGGCAACGCTCAAACCTGTTGGCCCCGATGACTTATCAGCCATATTCCCTATGGCGCTCATAGAGCAAGAGGTCTCCAATCAGCGGTGGATCGACATACCCGAGGAAGTGCTCGATATATACACCCTCTGGAGGCCGGCCCCGCTCTATCGGGCCCACAGGCTTGAAAAGGCGATCGGAACCCCTGCAAAGATCTATTACAAATATGAAGGGGTGAGTCCTGCGGGCAGCCACAAGCCGAACACGTCCATCCCCCAGGCATTCTACAACAAGAAGGCCGGGATCAGGAGGATAGCCACCGAGACGGGCGCGGGCCAATGGGGGTCCTCGATGGCCCTTGCCGGGAGCCTCTTCGGACTTGATGTAACCGTATATATGGTGAAAGTGAGCTTTAATCAAAAGCCATACCGGAGGATCGCGATGGAGACGTGGGGTGCGACCGTCCATTCGAGCCCCTCGCAGGTCACCAATTCGGGCAAGAAGATCCTCGAAGCAGACCCTGAATGTCCCGGGAGTCTCGGAATCGCCATATCAGAGGCTGTGGAGGATGCCGCAACCCACAGCGATACGAACTACGCCCTCGGCTCGGTATTGAATCATGTCTTGCTCCATCAGACGGTCATCGGCCAGGAAGCCAAGAAACAGTTTGCACTGATCGACGATTACCCGGATATCATCGTCGGGAGCTGCGGGGGCGGAAGCAATCTTGCGGGGATCAGTTTCCCCTTCCTGCAGGATAAGATAGCCGGCAAGGATCTGCGGGTCATCGCCGTGGAACCCACGTCTTGCCCCACCCTCACAAAAGGCGAATTCAGGTACGATTTCGGTGACACGGCCGGGCTGACCCCGCTGCTCATGATGTACACGCTTGGACATGATTTTGTGCCTCCCGGGATTCATGCCGGCGGACTGCGGTATCATGCCGATGCGCCGCTCCTCTGTCAACTCTATCATGATGGGCTCATAGAGGCGGTGGCATGCGGACAGACTGCGGTTTTTGAATCAGCCGTCAAGTTTGCCCGATCGGAGGGCATCATACCGGCTCCTGAGAGCGCACATGCCATCGTCACCGTGATAAACGAGGCGATACGATGCAGGGAGGAGGGGAAGACGAAGACCATTCTCTTTAACCTGAGCGGTCACGGGTACCTCGATCTCGCGGCCTATGAAAATTATCTTTCCGGAAAGCTTGAGGACTTTGTCTATCCCGACGAAATGATTCGGGAGTCCCTCGCGAAACTGCCGGTTGTCGGTTAA
- the trpC gene encoding indole-3-glycerol phosphate synthase TrpC: MSVLHAIAEKKRERLDDRKRNVSRNELKARIQEVEKPRDFTAAVRRGAGRIRIIAEIKRASPSRGLIKKDFDPGQVASVYEEKSVDAVSVITEEDFFLGDLRYIEAVKRIVTRPVLRKDFIVDEYQIYESKAYGADAVLLIGALLEKAQAGEYLDLCGELGLSVLFEVHDFRELEGALRLDTDIIGINNRDLKSLAVDMETTFLLKREIPPDRITVSESGIKTRDDVQRLDAAGIDAMLIGTSLIESRDIAGKIDELRGTLR; this comes from the coding sequence ATGTCAGTCCTTCATGCGATAGCAGAAAAGAAGAGGGAGCGCCTGGACGATAGAAAGAGGAACGTCTCCCGAAACGAACTGAAGGCTCGGATTCAGGAAGTCGAGAAGCCGCGGGACTTCACTGCGGCCGTCAGAAGAGGAGCGGGACGTATTAGAATCATCGCAGAGATAAAACGGGCCTCCCCGTCACGGGGACTCATTAAAAAAGATTTCGACCCTGGTCAGGTGGCGTCCGTCTATGAAGAGAAGTCTGTCGACGCGGTCTCTGTCATCACGGAGGAAGATTTCTTCCTTGGCGACCTGAGGTACATAGAGGCCGTGAAACGGATCGTCACGAGGCCGGTGCTGAGAAAAGACTTCATCGTCGATGAATACCAGATCTATGAATCGAAGGCATACGGAGCGGATGCGGTACTCCTCATCGGAGCTCTCCTCGAAAAGGCGCAGGCTGGAGAATATCTCGATCTCTGCGGGGAGCTCGGTCTTTCCGTCCTTTTCGAGGTGCACGACTTTAGGGAACTCGAAGGGGCACTCCGCCTCGATACGGACATCATAGGGATAAACAACAGAGATCTGAAAAGCCTCGCGGTGGATATGGAGACGACCTTTCTCCTGAAACGGGAGATACCGCCCGATAGGATTACGGTCAGTGAAAGCGGCATCAAGACCAGGGATGACGTGCAGCGGCTGGATGCCGCCGGAATAGACGCCATGCTTATCGGCACATCCCTCATAGAGTCCCGGGATATCGCGGGGAAGATCGATGAATTGAGAGGAACGTTACGCTGA
- the murJ gene encoding murein biosynthesis integral membrane protein MurJ, whose protein sequence is MDTKDRIAKAAGVMSAATFASRILGYLKDMIIAGYFGATGLSDTFFVAFRIPNLLRELFAEGSMSSAFIPVLTEYRTRSGDEEVKRIVRITFTFIVIVLGLLCLAGVLFAPQIVALIAPGFLKESGKFSLTVLLTRIMFPFLLFISLAALVMGALNTRRVFFVPAFAPAMLNVTIIGLVLLLVPVLEQPIIAVAIGVVLGGFVQFAFQLPSFFRQDYDLRPSYDFGHPGLKRMSVLILPATMGMAAAQINIFISTILASYLPQGSITYLYYSMRLIQFPIGIFGVAMGMAALPALSEHAAKGEMDKLREDFSFALRLLFFITVPSMAGLIALREPIVNMLFQRGAFDYTATIGTAQALLFYSLGIWAVVGVRVVTATFYSLQDTRTPVKIAIVAMLTNVMMSLILMGPLKHAGLAFANALASGVNFALLFYFLRRKLGRIDAKRIFRSFFKVCGASCVTGVSGWLVVRGVIWQSQGRFMEKALYLSGTIAFCLILYLGICFLLRTDEVGYLYAIIGKRRAGGKA, encoded by the coding sequence ATGGATACGAAGGACAGAATCGCAAAGGCGGCGGGCGTCATGTCTGCAGCGACCTTCGCAAGCCGCATCCTCGGCTATCTGAAGGATATGATCATCGCAGGGTACTTCGGCGCGACCGGACTTTCCGACACATTCTTTGTCGCCTTCAGGATTCCGAACCTCCTGAGGGAGCTCTTTGCCGAGGGCTCGATGTCTTCGGCATTCATACCGGTCCTCACGGAATACCGGACAAGAAGCGGGGACGAAGAGGTGAAGCGGATCGTGAGGATAACCTTCACCTTCATCGTGATCGTTCTCGGGCTGCTCTGTCTTGCCGGCGTCCTGTTTGCACCTCAGATAGTCGCTCTCATCGCGCCGGGGTTCCTGAAGGAGAGCGGAAAATTCTCGCTCACCGTTCTCCTCACGAGGATCATGTTTCCTTTTCTCCTTTTCATAAGTCTCGCTGCTCTCGTCATGGGTGCGCTCAACACGAGGAGGGTCTTCTTTGTTCCCGCCTTCGCCCCCGCGATGCTCAACGTGACGATCATCGGTCTGGTGCTCCTCCTTGTTCCGGTCCTGGAGCAGCCGATCATCGCTGTCGCCATCGGTGTCGTTCTCGGCGGGTTTGTGCAGTTCGCCTTCCAGCTCCCCTCTTTCTTCCGGCAGGACTACGACCTGAGGCCCTCCTATGATTTCGGCCATCCCGGTCTGAAGAGGATGTCGGTCCTCATCCTCCCGGCAACGATGGGAATGGCGGCAGCCCAGATCAACATCTTCATCAGCACGATTCTCGCGTCTTATCTTCCGCAGGGGAGCATCACCTATCTCTACTACTCCATGAGGCTCATTCAGTTTCCGATAGGCATCTTCGGAGTCGCGATGGGTATGGCGGCCCTCCCTGCATTGTCAGAGCATGCGGCAAAGGGAGAGATGGATAAACTGAGGGAGGATTTCTCCTTTGCCCTGAGGCTCCTCTTCTTCATCACCGTGCCGTCAATGGCGGGGCTGATCGCGCTACGGGAACCGATTGTGAATATGCTCTTTCAGCGGGGCGCGTTCGATTACACCGCAACGATCGGGACGGCGCAAGCGCTGCTCTTCTACTCCCTCGGCATATGGGCCGTTGTCGGCGTGCGGGTAGTGACCGCCACCTTCTATTCCCTGCAGGATACAAGGACGCCGGTAAAAATTGCGATCGTCGCGATGCTCACGAATGTCATGATGAGCCTTATCCTCATGGGGCCCCTGAAGCATGCCGGATTGGCCTTCGCGAATGCGCTCGCTTCGGGTGTCAACTTTGCGCTCCTCTTCTATTTCTTGAGAAGGAAACTCGGCCGCATCGATGCGAAGAGGATATTCCGGTCTTTTTTCAAGGTATGCGGCGCTTCATGCGTCACGGGCGTTTCAGGCTGGCTTGTCGTGCGGGGCGTCATTTGGCAATCGCAGGGAAGGTTTATGGAAAAGGCGCTCTACCTTTCGGGCACGATCGCGTTCTGCCTGATCCTCTATCTCGGCATCTGCTTTCTTCTCCGGACTGACGAGGTGGGTTATCTTTATGCCATAATAGGTAAGAGGCGCGCAGGAGGGAAAGCATGA
- a CDS encoding MBL fold metallo-hydrolase: MIIRNLVVGPLQVNCFVVGDEASGKAVVVDPGDEPDRIIELLKKEELTAEYIVCTHAHFDHVGAVPDIKKTTHAKIIIHRDELDIYHGARDMAAFWGYDLDPLPEPDILVGEGDEVRVGALTFVVLHTPGHSPGGICLSGEGIILTGDTLFAGAVGRTDFHGGDMGKLKRSFDRLMSLPPDTEVLTGHGPNSTIGRERVDNFFPKLFA; this comes from the coding sequence ATGATTATCAGGAACCTGGTTGTCGGCCCGCTGCAGGTAAACTGTTTTGTCGTAGGAGATGAGGCTTCGGGGAAGGCTGTCGTCGTGGACCCGGGGGACGAGCCGGACAGGATCATCGAACTCCTGAAGAAAGAGGAACTCACCGCGGAATACATCGTCTGCACCCACGCCCATTTCGACCACGTGGGGGCGGTACCTGACATCAAGAAGACTACTCACGCGAAAATAATCATCCACCGGGATGAACTCGATATCTATCACGGTGCGAGGGACATGGCGGCTTTCTGGGGCTATGACCTCGATCCCCTCCCCGAACCCGACATCCTCGTTGGGGAAGGTGATGAGGTGAGGGTCGGGGCCCTCACGTTCGTGGTCCTCCACACCCCGGGACACAGTCCGGGCGGCATCTGCCTCTCGGGAGAGGGAATCATCCTGACGGGAGATACGCTTTTTGCCGGTGCCGTGGGAAGGACGGATTTCCATGGCGGGGATATGGGTAAACTGAAACGTTCCTTCGACAGACTCATGTCGCTTCCTCCGGACACCGAGGTCCTTACCGGACACGGTCCGAATTCGACCATAGGGAGAGAGCGCGTCGACAACTTCTTTCCGAAATTATTTGCTTGA
- a CDS encoding RNA-binding protein has product MGTKLYVGNISFQATEDDLKDLFSQAGEVVSVKMITDGATGRSRGFGFVEMSSEADAQKAITMFNGSSFVSRNIVVSEAKPQERRERGPRERSGFGGKHQGGRR; this is encoded by the coding sequence ATGGGCACAAAACTCTATGTAGGCAACATTTCGTTTCAGGCAACGGAGGATGACCTGAAAGACCTCTTCTCGCAGGCCGGAGAAGTGGTATCCGTAAAGATGATCACCGATGGCGCAACCGGCAGGTCGAGGGGTTTCGGCTTTGTCGAAATGAGCTCGGAAGCCGATGCCCAGAAGGCGATCACGATGTTCAACGGCAGCAGCTTTGTGTCGCGGAATATCGTTGTGAGCGAGGCAAAACCCCAGGAGAGAAGGGAAAGGGGCCCGAGAGAAAGAAGCGGTTTTGGCGGTAAGCACCAGGGGGGGAGAAGGTAG
- a CDS encoding ARMT1-like domain-containing protein: protein MKVHLDCFPCFLKQSLIALRFGTKERETQERIVKAVLEDILNTDTEKPPAHATTFIHRRIRGLLQKDPFQGIKSEYNRISLGIYPSLKKIVLESPDPLKTAARLAIAGNVIDFGIFTSVDIEGTIERALHAPLAVDDYQSFLSALSDADEILYLLDNAGEIVFDRIFIETLQSLGKTIIAVVKGSPVINDCTREDAREAHLTEVCEVVDNGSDAVGTILEWTSDDFLRRYRQARLVISKGQGNFETLSDPHKTVFYLFQSKCDVVSKELGLSLGSMILMGS from the coding sequence ATGAAGGTCCACCTCGATTGTTTTCCGTGTTTCCTCAAGCAATCCCTCATAGCCCTGAGGTTCGGGACGAAGGAGAGAGAAACCCAGGAGAGGATCGTAAAGGCTGTTCTCGAAGATATCCTGAATACCGATACGGAAAAGCCGCCTGCTCATGCAACGACATTCATTCACCGGAGGATCAGGGGCCTCCTGCAGAAGGACCCCTTTCAGGGGATAAAATCTGAATACAACCGGATATCCCTCGGCATCTATCCATCGCTCAAGAAGATCGTTCTCGAAAGTCCCGATCCGCTAAAGACAGCGGCAAGGCTCGCCATAGCCGGCAACGTCATAGACTTCGGCATATTCACCTCCGTCGATATCGAAGGCACCATTGAACGGGCGTTGCACGCCCCGCTTGCCGTTGACGATTATCAGTCCTTTCTTTCGGCGCTTTCCGATGCCGATGAGATACTCTACCTCCTTGACAATGCCGGGGAGATAGTCTTTGACAGAATCTTCATCGAAACGTTACAGTCCCTGGGCAAAACCATTATCGCCGTTGTTAAGGGCTCGCCGGTGATCAACGATTGCACCCGTGAAGATGCGCGGGAGGCTCATTTGACAGAGGTCTGCGAGGTTGTCGACAACGGGTCCGACGCCGTCGGAACAATCCTCGAGTGGACGTCCGATGATTTCCTGCGGAGATACCGGCAGGCACGGCTTGTCATAAGCAAGGGACAGGGAAATTTCGAAACGCTGTCAGACCCTCACAAGACAGTATTCTACCTGTTTCAGTCTAAATGTGATGTGGTTTCAAAAGAACTGGGATTATCCCTCGGCTCTATGATCTTGATGGGTTCCTGA